The region GACGATCTGACGTTCGCCTCCGGCAGCGCCACCGGGCTGTCCGTCAAGGGCTCCGACATCTCCTCCCTCGCCAAGAGCGAGGCGCTCGGCGGCGTCTACAAGACCAGCTCCGGCACCACCGGTGACGCGCTCGCCATCCTCAAGTCCTCCGGTATGAACTACGCGCGCCTGAAGGTCTGGGTGAACCCCGCCGACGGCTACAACAACAAGGCGCGCGTCCTGGCGATGGCCAAGCGCATCAAGGCGCAGGGCATGAAGCTCCTGGTCGACTTCCACTACTCGGACACCTGGGCCGACCCAGGCGCCCAGACCAAGCCGGCCGCGTGGGCGGGCCACTCCTACAGTCAGCTGAAGACGGACGTCTACAACCACACGTACGACGTCCTCAACGCGCTGAAGGCGCAGGGCACCACCGCCGACATGGTCCAGGTCGGCAACGAGATCAACGGCGGCATGCTGTGGTCCGAGGGCTCCACCGACAACTGGTCGCAGCTCGCCGGGCTCCTCAACTCCGGCTACGACGCCGTCAAGGCCGTCAGCTCGTCGACGACCGTCGCGCTGCACCTCGCCAAGGGCGGCGACCTGGCCGGCACCCGCTGGTGGTTCGACAACGCGGTCTCCAACGGCGTGAAGTTCGACGCCATCGGCCTGTCCTACTACGGCTACTGGCACGGCCCGCTCTCCGACTTCCAGACGACCCTGGACGACGCGGCCGCGCGCTACGGCAAGCCGGTGTTCCTGGCCGAGACGGCCTACCCCTTCCGTCTCGACAGCGACGACTCGCTCGTCAACCAGATCGACACGACCGGTGAGCTGGTCTCCGGCTACCCGGCCACCACCGCCGGACAGTCCGCGTGGCTACGGGACGTGATGAACGTCGTGGAGGCCGTCCCGAACGGCCGCGGCCTCGGTGTCTTCTACTGGGAGGCCACCTGGACCGCCGTCACGGGCAACGGCTGGGACCCGACCGACGCCGCGTCCGGCAACGGCTGGGAGAACCAGGCGCTGTTCGGCTTCGACGACAAGGCGCTGCCCGCCATGTCGCAGTTCGGCCACCGTTGATCAGCCACCGTCGATGACATGAGGGCCCGGCTGCCCAGGCGGCCGGGCCCTTGTGGTGTCGCTCTTCGTGATGGTGGCGCTGTGTCACCACTGTCCCGCAGCCCGGGGCGGCACGCACGGGAAGTCCGCTCCCTGTTCGAGAAGGGTTGGTAGGGCGGGGAGGGGAAGCGGGGGAGGGGAGGAAGGGGAGGGGCAGTGGGGGCGCCGCGCACCCCGGTCGAGTGTGCGAGGGCGGTGGGGTCGGCGTTACCCTGTTCAGCGGCCGCGATCATGTGTCGCGGCGCGGCGGTGGGGCCCGCCGTACCCGAACCGCGGCGCTGATGCCGCCAACGGTCCCTACTTGCGATGAGGTGTGCCCGGGGGCCCGGGCCCGGCGAGTAGGAGAAGTACGTCATGACAGTCCCGCATCCCGAGCGCGTCGACGAGCCGGGTGCCGCCGCACGGCCGGCCCCGCGCCCCGCGTCCCCCTGGCACGGACAGGCCCCGGTCGTGGCGATGGTCTCGCTCGGCGGAGCCATCGGCGCCACCGCCCGGTACGGGGCCGCGCGGCTGTGGCCCGTGGAGACGGGCGGGTTCCCCTGGACCACGTTCTGGGTCAACGTCATCGGCTGCGCGGTGATCGGCGTCTTCATGGTCGTCATCACGGACGTGTGGGCGGCCCACCGACTCGTGCGGCCCTTCTTCGGCACCGGTGTGCTGGGCGGGTTCACCACCTTTTCGACGTACGCCGTGGACATCCAGAAACTGGTCGACTCGGGCCACCCCGGAATCGGCCTCGCCTATCTCGTCGCGACTCTGTGCGCGGCGCTCACGGCGGTGTGGCTCGCGGTGACCGCGACCCGCCGCGCCCTGGTACGGAGGCAGCGATGACACGGCTGACGGGCAGCGCACTACGGGTGACGATCTTCATCGGCGAGAACGACATCTGGCACCACAAGCCGCTGTACACGGAGATCGTGCACCGCGCCCACGCGGCGGGCCTGGCCGGCGCGAGCGTCTTCCGCGGTATCGAGGGCTTCGGAGCCTCCTCGCTGATCCACACCTCACGGCTGTTGTCACTGAGCGAGGACCTGCCGGTGGCGATCGTCATCGTGGACACCGAGGACCGCGTCCGCGCCTTCCTGCCCCAGCTCGACGAACTCGTCGGGGAGGGGCTGGTGATCCTCGACGACTGCGAGGTCATCAGGTACGCCGGTCGAGACGCCGAATCCGGCAAAACGGGCAAGAAAGGTAAGAGGTAGTTGTGAACTGGCTGCTGGTGATCGTCGGCGGAATGGTCGGCGCACCCCTGCGCTATCTGACCGACCGTGCGGTGCAGACCAGGCATGACACCGTCTTCCCCTGGGGCACCTTCGCGGTCAACGTCGTCGGCTGTCTGATCCTCGGCCTGCTGACCGGCGCGGTCGCCGCGGGGGCCGCGGGTTCCCCTCTTCAGCTGTTCCTCGGGACCGGCCTGTGCGGGGCGCTGACCACGTACTCGACGTTCTCGTACGAGACACTACGGCTGACCGAGACGGGTGCGGGGTTCTACGCTGCGGCCAACGTGCTCGTGAGCGTGACGGCCGGGCTCGGCGCGGCGTTCGCGGGTGTCTCGTTCGCCCAGGCGTTGTGGGCGTAGGCACCGGACGTCACTCGCGCATAGTAAGACTGTCTACAGCACTGTCGACCAACCCTCCTCACCATCAACCCCTCAGACCTAGAACTGGATCCCATGAGCGTCATCAACGTCGGTCAGGCCGTCGTCCTCGGAGTCGTCGAGGGAGTGACCGAGTTCCTCCCCGTCTCCTCCACCGGCCACCTCAAGATCACCGAGGGGCTGATGAACATCCCGGTCGACGACAAGGCCGTCGTCGGGTTCTCAGCGGTCATCCAGGTCGGTGCGATCGCCGCCGTACTGGTGTACTTCTTCAAGGACATCGTGCGGATCGTCTCCGCGTGGGGCCGGGGGCTGCGCAATCGCGAGGAGCGCCAGCACCACGACTACAAGTTCGCGTGGTGGGTCATCTACGCCACCATCCCGATCGTGATCGTGGGCCTCGCCGCCAAGCCGCTCATCGACGGGGCGCTCGGCTCCCTGTGGGTGGTCGCGGGCTCGCTGATCGTGGGCA is a window of Streptomyces mirabilis DNA encoding:
- a CDS encoding DUF190 domain-containing protein, which codes for MTRLTGSALRVTIFIGENDIWHHKPLYTEIVHRAHAAGLAGASVFRGIEGFGASSLIHTSRLLSLSEDLPVAIVIVDTEDRVRAFLPQLDELVGEGLVILDDCEVIRYAGRDAESGKTGKKGKR
- the crcB gene encoding fluoride efflux transporter CrcB; the encoded protein is MNWLLVIVGGMVGAPLRYLTDRAVQTRHDTVFPWGTFAVNVVGCLILGLLTGAVAAGAAGSPLQLFLGTGLCGALTTYSTFSYETLRLTETGAGFYAAANVLVSVTAGLGAAFAGVSFAQALWA
- the crcB gene encoding fluoride efflux transporter CrcB, with protein sequence MTVPHPERVDEPGAAARPAPRPASPWHGQAPVVAMVSLGGAIGATARYGAARLWPVETGGFPWTTFWVNVIGCAVIGVFMVVITDVWAAHRLVRPFFGTGVLGGFTTFSTYAVDIQKLVDSGHPGIGLAYLVATLCAALTAVWLAVTATRRALVRRQR
- a CDS encoding glycosyl hydrolase 53 family protein — translated: MFHPRRTLRTLLLPLAAGLALTALPAQTAQAASTLTNAGFEADGAGTATPGGWSEYGDTGASYVEAGGHSGGYRLTQYSSAAYKVETYQYLSGLTNGNYRLTAWVRSGGGQNSAYLALKNCGGTEQRTDLPVSSSGWIHLVVPVAVTNNQCTISINSDANAGNWINVDDLTFASGSATGLSVKGSDISSLAKSEALGGVYKTSSGTTGDALAILKSSGMNYARLKVWVNPADGYNNKARVLAMAKRIKAQGMKLLVDFHYSDTWADPGAQTKPAAWAGHSYSQLKTDVYNHTYDVLNALKAQGTTADMVQVGNEINGGMLWSEGSTDNWSQLAGLLNSGYDAVKAVSSSTTVALHLAKGGDLAGTRWWFDNAVSNGVKFDAIGLSYYGYWHGPLSDFQTTLDDAAARYGKPVFLAETAYPFRLDSDDSLVNQIDTTGELVSGYPATTAGQSAWLRDVMNVVEAVPNGRGLGVFYWEATWTAVTGNGWDPTDAASGNGWENQALFGFDDKALPAMSQFGHR